The genomic DNA tgcctaagGCAATGTCTGATGCTTAATAGCCACAGATTTCATAGAATGAACTAATGACTACTCTAGATTTCATTAACATCATTAAATCCTGAACATTCTCAAGTCTGTTAAAGCAGATATCCAAAAATTCCTACAGTATTTGTCTATATAACACATTACTACCTCAAATTCAatctgaagagacattttctTTCCTGTAATTATTAAGCAGGAAATCCAAAGTTGCTTCAGACAAATTAATAACATTCTACTTACTCTGAAAGaagtttatatttttccaaatcaATTTCTGGAAAAAACATGTCACTCTCAAACTCCTGCATGATCCTTGTCACAAATAATCTAAGATGGCCTGGCTTGTCCATAGCTTCCTTTGAAATAGAACAAAAGGCAtcaatttccttatttatctGTGTCAAAAGAGATAgaaactctaatttttttttgttcttattaCATAGTCAAGTTTGTAAGGACATGCTACATAACTTGTTACCCCCAAAGCATGCTATTTAATTAGTTATCCTATTGTTTAGTTTGGGGCCCTGAAACGTATGACTTAGTTGAGAATGGTACTAATCATTATCAATAATTACAAGGGTGAGTTCAAATATATTCTGGGCTCTAGTTTGCTTACATGAACTCTTTTTTCATTTAAGCATTCAATTTTGTCTTTGTTCTTATGGTTGTTGTTTAAGAATTAAAAACCCCAAATTATCTAGTTACACTCCATAGaaaaatgtacatatgtatatatggataaGATAGTATAATTTCATCAGACCTGGACTATTGAAAATCCCAAGGGCATACTTAgtacatttacataaaatttaataatgcTTTAATTTCTCAGCAGATAGTTATAATGCTAATAGGTGATTTATTCTGTCCGTTGTTGCTAATGATTGCATTTGGCCTTATATTGTTAATTGCTTTTCTACTACTGCCTACAGTCCTGTTGACAGTTTCTACAGAAAAAAACTGTCCTGGAACAAATACcttaaaattctaataaaaagtCAGGAGTCCTAACTGCAACTCTAAGAAAGCAGGAACTCTTGATTTTGAAACAActtacaggaaaaacaaaaccaaaaccaaaaacatataCATATCATTTCAAATGTTTGTAATCCTTAAAATTCCATGTAAGGGCATAgaacaaattttacttttttcaataCTATGGCTCGCATTAAGTCATATATTCTCTTGCCAGCCAAATCAATATTCTACCAATTCTTACTCCatgaaaacttagaaaaatttAATAGGACTAACCACAGCATCATTTGAAGGTTTGCATGAAAGTTAATGATATGTGGCCCACTTCTTCTGTAAAGCGTCagccagtaaatattttaggctttgtgggccgtAAGATTTCTCAGCTTTGCAGGCAAAAGTAGCCACAGGCAACACTAAACCaatggatgtggctgtgttccaagaaattttatttacaaaaacaggctggTAGACCTGAATGTCCTACAAGTCATTGTGTGTGAGGTAGGTGGATAATACAAAATTATCATGTAGAGATTctgtttctttattatttatatatgtatagatatatcaaattatataaatgtatttaagtaTTTATACTGGTTAAAGAATACATTTTGAAGTGACTATGGTACTGAATCATTCAAAATGTGATAGTCACTGTTTTCTTAGAAATTCATACTTGGCTGAAAAGATCAAAGGAAAATGTCCATTTTCCCCCTGttacaaatggagaaaataagaaGTTGTAGAAACAGGAAcctaaaaaatagtttttataatCCACCTAGAATCCTGGTATACCTcttctttctaaaataatttcagtGTTTTTGTTACCATAAACCACCAAAGGGTAGAGGCTGATTATTTTTCCTCTCCATAAATGTTAATCTTTCATTAGTAttataaaattctatttattaccctcaaaaatttttaaagctggAAGTCATTTGCTATCAAGAAAAAGGAATattttctatttaacatagtgtCTTCCTTTATGATATGAAATCATGTAACACATTCCCCATACTCTCACTTTATATGAAAATCATTGAGGGAAAGTCTTCTGCTTTTTAGCAAGTTCATATACGTCTAGTCAGTGTGTATCAACTAGAGCCACAGCCCCTTCTCAGTAAGAGACATATTTATCCTTGAAGAAAAGGGGATAGCTCAGTGTACACATCCAGGGAGGAGAAAACAATGCAGTGCAAGCACAGTTCTCAGGAAGGATTTAGAATGTtttgaaaactggaaacagcaaCTATTTTGAATTGAAAAGAGACTGGTACCGACCTAAAAACttacttttacattttcatttagtttgtATGATAGTATCAAAAACCGAATAATTCAAATTGACAGTATGTCTAACTTACAGGAGAAAGAATGTACTTCCTTTGCTCATGGCTTAATTTTTTGAAGTTCAGATAGTAGGGAAGCTGCAAGAAAGTGGGTAGACTATTTCTTCATGTTCACAGATAATTTTACTTACCTTATAAACAGAACTGCCTCCCACTATCCAAACCATGTCCACTTTATTTGTTAATTCTGGTTGCTCAATAAGTTTTAAGGCATCATCCAGACTGTTGGCAAGAAAATGAGCTCCTTGTGGTGGTTCCCTGAGGTTAAAAGAAAGAATTA from Camelus bactrianus isolate YW-2024 breed Bactrian camel chromosome 3, ASM4877302v1, whole genome shotgun sequence includes the following:
- the DHFR gene encoding dihydrofolate reductase isoform X3; protein product: MTTASSVEGKQNLVIMGRKTWFSIPEKNRPLKDRINLVLSRELKEPPQGAHFLANSLDDALKLIEQPELTNKVDMVWIVGGSSVYKEAMDKPGHLRLFVTRIMQEFESDMFFPEIDLEKYKLLSEYPGVPSDVQEEKGIKYKFEVYEKNN
- the DHFR gene encoding dihydrofolate reductase isoform X2; its protein translation is MLMERIKVQKTGYKTLDLEISKQNLVIMGRKTWFSIPEKNRPLKDRINLVLSRELKEPPQGAHFLANSLDDALKLIEQPELTNKVDMVWIVGGSSVYKEAMDKPGHLRLFVTRIMQEFESDMFFPEIDLEKYKLLSEYPGVPSDVQEEKGIKYKFEVYEKNN